The following are encoded in a window of Choloepus didactylus isolate mChoDid1 chromosome 17, mChoDid1.pri, whole genome shotgun sequence genomic DNA:
- the LOC119512381 gene encoding sulfotransferase 1C1 produces the protein MSLEKMKDLHLEGKHIQPETKEVNGILMTKMISDNWDKIWDFQAKPDDLLIATYAKAGTTWIQEIVDMIQNDGDVQKCQRASTYDRHPFIEWNLPPPLPSGLDLANEMSSPRTLKTHLPVQMLPPSFWKENSKIIYVARNAKDCLVSYYHFSRMNKMIPDPGTWEEYVETFKAGKVLWGSWYDHVKGWWDARDKHRILYLFYEDMKEEPKREIEKILKFLEKEISDEILNKIVYHTSFDVMKENPMANYTTLPICLLDHSISPFMRKGMPGDWKNYFTVAQNEAFDKDYQKKMAGSTLTFRSEI, from the exons ATGTCTTTGGAGAAAATGAAAGATCTTCACCTGGAGGGAAAACATATACAACCAGAAACTAAAGAAGTGAATGGAATCCTTATGACCAAGATGATAAGTGACAACTGGGACAAAATCTGGGATTTCCAAGCAAAACCTGATGATCTCCTCATTGCAACCTATGCAAAGGCAG GCACAACCTGGATACAGGAGATTGTGGACATGATCCAAAATGACGGGGATGTGCAGAAGTGCCAGCGGGCCAGCACCTATGACCGGCACCCTTTCATTGAATGGAATCTACCCCCGCCCCTCCCTTCGG GTCTGGATCTGGCTAATGAAATGTCTTCTCCTAGAACTCTGAAGACTCATCTGCCTGTGCAGATGCTACCACCTTCCTTCTGGAAAGAAAATTCAAAG ATTATCTATGTGGCTAGAAATGCCAAGGACTGTCTGGTGTCCTATTACCATTTCtcaagaatgaataaaatgattCCCGACCCTGGTACCTGGGAGGAATATGTTGAGACATTCAAGGCTGGAAAAG tATTGTGGGGCTCCTGGTATGATCACGTAAAGGGATGGTGGGATGCAAGAGACAAGCACCGTATTCTCTACCTCTTCTATGAGGATATGAAGGAG GAACCAAAGCGGGAAATTGAGAAGATATTGAAGTTCCTGGAGAAAGAGATATCAGATGAAATTCTGAATAAAATCGTCTATCACACTTCCTTTGATGTAATGAAGGAAAACCCAATGGCAAACTACACCACTTTGCCTATCTGCCTCCTGGACCACTCCATCTCCCCTTTTATGAGGAAAG GGATGCCTGGAGACTGGAAGAACTATTTTACTGTGGCTCAGAATGAAGCATTTGACAAGGACTACCAGAAGAAGATGGCAGGAAGCACTCTGACCTTCCGCTCAGAGATTTAA